DNA from Rhizophagus irregularis chromosome 6, complete sequence:
ACACAAACAGCAACACAATCATCGCCTAGACTATCTATCTATGATGAACGGAGCGTCAGgagtattttatttgatatgttGTTTATCAAGAAAACGGTAAGGAATCTAtgtgtataatattataatttatttacattataatgcTATATCActtaatcatatttatttgaataaatattttttgaatgtCATAGAATACTCAATAATCTTAAATCGCTTACTGAAAAACCAGGGGATTATCGATAATGTTTTGGAGATTGGGACCAGTAGTCGACCCATCTGCAGGATTTCCGTTAGACGGCATGAGTTTATGGAGCTCGGGCCAATGTAGGTCTACAGCACTTAATGTGAAGAACATCAAACTTACATCAACCCTTCTGGACCTATCTGTTTAATCATGTGTCGAGAACCGCGTAGAGCCGTAGAGTGATTTGAGCATCGGCaaggtttatttaaaatacacCTTCCCTTCTTGTAGTGTTCGCCAATGCATTTGAGAATTCGGAGCAAAGTATTTATTACCAATGGGAATAGCATGCAAATCTCCTTTCTTTATACAGGTGCAggttttacatttttaatacgCTCCGCACGAAAGATCTGCGCATCTAGTTGGGTATAATGTTGGCCTGGCGTTTGGATTTCATTGATGGGATGATTATTTATATGTGGCCATTCCATaggatatttttcttttcgcATACGGTTAAGGGTGTTTTGGATGACGACATCTTCGTGATGAACCAAAGGACGAAAGTACGCGTGATTACATCATCCTCCTCATAATGATCCAAATCTTCAGCAACTATTCGAGTATTTTACCGCAATATCATTACACGTTTAATGGATTTGACAACGGTTGAACAACGTTCAGAATTTCGTGTTCTTGCTAATATTAACCAGGAAAGAAACATAATTTGATGTCGCGAGTTTTCTGAATCGAGTTTAATCGAGGACCCGAACCAGAGCCAAAACAGACGATAGCGCTGCGAAATGAAGCCGGTTATCAATGGAACCATCGAAAGGCAAGGATTGAAGAATTTCATTATCGATTATAATGTCTATGTAATAACGGTTATTTTCTTTCAACCAGCATTATcttattacattaaaaaaaaatacaattattcCATATCACAAATAAATCGTGTACTTTGCTTTTCGAATTAAACTCTTTCACTCTAACTAcctgtaaatattttctatgGGTAAaattcagtttaaaaaaattaattaaaagtttctAGTCCACCAACTGCTTTTTTACTGATATTGCAggtattttcatcatcattacttAATTAATCAGCTTGtaccaaattaataatttcttcatcaGTAAGACTTACATTAggatttactatatatattaatattaattagtaaGTCTGATTTTGACCATCAGTATATCTAAATTTCTGATGCGACTTTTTATGATGAATATAGCTTTCATGATTTTTGCTTCTATTAGAGAAactgttaaataaaattagacttcaaatttttttcaattgatggaaaatttaattttaaagtttattctAATCAGCTTGAAACTAAGAGTTTAGTTAGTAAATTCATCAATTCATCTTGTAATTcttagaatataataattaagtttggacatttttttttagttaatctgttaaaaaatgaacttattaaatattttttaaaaataatattatatagtaattgaAATATGTtaattacaagaaaaaaaaaatttaagagaataaagagaaaaatgaagaaatattaaaaaaaattccataatacaaaaaaattttttttttttatatatttagatttgtaaatttttaattgtattacaaTGGTACATATGGGGATTTTTTGGTTGGGTCTGCTATTTAGAAACTTTGAATTGATTACTATATAAGAGTATTTGTActgttatttttctttttagcaaaaatccagaattttttattatataattcataaatataaaagtttcaaaaaaacttttatttacaatttacatatacagtatatcatttttttgaatcttttataaaatcactAAAATgcttttcatataaatttagGACTGAATCAGCTAGTTCTAGGCTAAAAAGTAAAAACTcttcataaaaattatgatacaaaaaaaatatatatataaatagataatataaatattatatagtgGCATAATATCTATAAACTATgagaacttttttattttgaagtaaaaattttttttcagtagaactaataatattatatttaaagtactaataatttataaaataaaatttgacttttaagtttataaacttgtattttattcattttaaaatcaaattttaattacttttatttaattattttgataagtAAATTGTTGGCAAAAAGTAATTGGAAAtgcaaaaaatgcaataaataagaaagtaaattttataattggtttttttttaaaaaatttaatattgcactatgttattaacaattaactatatattataataaaaaattaaatataaaaatatatctttaattaatttggttgttatttagtatttttgtaaataaaatttactaaaatatacATGTACTACTggtagtatttaatattataatatatatttttataaaaattatagctTAAATTATCAAAGAAGTTTAGTTattctaattaatatttttagtaatctTAAAAACatgtggaaaaaaaaatttggttagtACTATTCTTgcaaatattgcaaaataaaaaaaatttgtaaagtatatacttatattttatattgaaatataattattatattaataatatcaatttaaccaaattattaataattcatataaaataaaaagttaaggtaataataaataagaaaatgcattaattatataattatgatattaaatactatagtatgaaatataatctttataaattaatattaaatagaaactttaatttcaactttttaACAACTaacaaatagatttttttaataaaattagtataatgtatattttaatttataatcatccaattttttaatttaaattttattttaaaattttttttttttgaattaaaaaatcaattgtgAAACaagcaaataaaataaaaagctaatgctttatatatataataacaatcTATTTGGCAacgaatatataaaatttgataactggtttttatttatcaaattttttgcaattccaattactttttattagtattaatttacaatttaatctaatttatctaaataacctatatataagttatatattgttaacttgttaataattaaagctATATTTAATGActatacaattaattttaaacaattatgtGAAACTATATTTAGTCAAAAAAAttaggtttttattaaatcaatgtaagattttacaaaataaaaaaagtcaacATAGTAATCCACAATTTTCACAATCACGTGATCCGCATCCGTCTCACTATacctaaagaaaaattaaagtcCAAGTCTAAGTCCAACCTGAAATAAAATTCGGAAagacaaaattaaaaaaaaagtttcaaaacgaACTGTTTTAAAACTTACCAATCGATCCTATCATCCAGGATCCAGAAAGTTTAAGGAAgctgaacctacaaaaaaaaagataactgaaaaaaattaataaaaaaatttttaaaaaaagttttgaagtgaAACACTTCAATACCTACCAATTCGGTCCAGGAAGTGCGAATCTGTCGATTTCtacaaattaaaagaaaaaaattaataataagaaaataaaactaCCGATTCCAAGACGCTGATCTACACGCTCTACAAAAGAAAATCACCAAAGCTGAAGAAAATTCAGAAAGGAAGAGAGAAAGAAGGCCTCGGAGTTCTTACAAAATAACGAAATAGAAACGTTAATACAGtataacgtttcttttttttaaaaaaaaaattgctaagATTCAtaatacttacaaatcttagttcttttttgttcttcagaagcccacccaaacctattaaaaaaagaataagaacggttagtaaccgattcataatattaaaaaaaaacaaaaaaagattcgTAATGCTTACGAATTGTAATTTTTGAGTATTCTATGacattcaaaaaatattttttcaaataaattgcataataaagtgaaaatgaaaatgaacaTGATTAAGTGATATAGCAttgtaatgtaaataaattagattCCTTACCCGTTTTCTTGATAAACaacatatcaaataaaaatacgcCTGACGCTACTATCATTGGAGGTGGAACAGTAGGTGGACGAACATCTGCAAACAAAGACTTTGATTTTCTTCGCTTTGGTGCAATGAACGTTCAAGGTatgccaataaaaaaaaatgatcaattgAAAGTAATACATTCTATTCAGAAGAAATTCGAACCTGCAGCACTTCCATGTCTTTCACCTTTACCCTTTTGAATGCGTATGATACAGTAATTGGTTTATTCAGATATTGCATCAATTGCCGCATCTGAAGAATCGAAATTATCATATGAAATAAACCCATATCCTTTACTATTACCAGTCAtgtaatctaaattaaatatttcgactaaataaaattaaatatgcaAAATGAACTCGATAGATTATTAATCTATATTAATACCTTGGGAGTAGTGCTTCGATCCATAGCGGTTTTATCCGGATTTTCATCCAGattgaatttcattaaatttcgcTGGCACTATGagtttggccagaattagtataaatttttgggataataatactttaatgtTATAGTCTGTTTAAATCTGAAATTCATAATCTTTCTCAGCCATAATCGTcatatgaaaatattcaaGTTTTCATCCAGATCGAAGCACTACTTGGGAGTATGTACGATAACATCAAAAGCGCTGAACGTATCATACAACATTTTTTCACCAACACCAGAATCCAAGTTccttataaataatgaaacgCCTACgtccaaattctttttgtcTGAAGTTGCCTAATAATAATACGACAAAGCGTCAATACTACACAgcaaacaataaaaacaaaacaaaatgtTTCAGCTTACTTAATTGACATGAATAGGTTTTCCATAGAGCTTGAtttgattcattattttaatagcaTAATCTGCATCCTCTTCACTCATACTCACAAAATCCATAATTTTGATGTGTTTGAATTACACGATCTTCTGGTAAGTAAACATTGACTTgaagttaaaatatattttctgatTAGTAATGCTGAacttataacaaaataaaaatgagcaGTGAAAATTACTAACAGGTCCTGCCAGAAGCATTAACTCCCAAATAAGGTTACCAATGGACGAGCCATAAtgtcaagaaaaaaaaaattttttgacgcTAAATAATCTTGGTTCCACtttttccgttcttcggaaATCTACCcgaaacatataaaaaaagaacggttagtaaaccgttccataatattaaaaaaaaagctactAAGATTCGTAATACTtacaaattgtaattttttctttaagatgTTATAAAACGCCAATGGAATTTAGAAGATTGGTGGTACAGTTTCAAGTGGTAACACTGAGTAGTGTCCATGTGCATGGAATCGGAAAAAGACGAAACGCAACTAAAATAGAATGGACCCGAATGAAAACGAGATGAATAATGTAGCACAATATCTTGATTCGCTCGTCACAACGATAAATCCAGGTCTTAACGTACCTTAAAAAAGCAAAAGATGATGAACAAGATTACATTATCTTTGTCAATAAGCTGCAATGACACACACGTTATAGTCCTTCGTATTGCCTTTGCAAATTCAATTACCCAAAGGAAAGTGTCAAACGTACCTTCGTACATGAAGAGGAACGTGATCAGCCAGAACTTATAAGTCAAAAGGCGACCCATTGGTCAACCAACATAGCCGGCTTCAATTGCAAGGTTGGCGAGCAAATGTTATTCATGTAGCCTTGCAGTATGTTTCAAAGTACGCAAGCCGCAAAACAATATTTCTGCTCAAAAAACTTTCCACCTTCTCTTAGGTATTCCCCTCTACCATTCAAGTAGGACATCTGTATGCTTGAATCTTAATAAGAAAACGCTAAGGTGGATTCGTGGCACCAGAGAAAGTGGAGAGTTTAATATAGTCGATTCTGGACGGGCGGAACAATCATTTTTAAAGAGATACTAAGATTGACCTGCttaatttgatgattttacGTATTTCAAACATAATACGTAACTTTCTGCGCAATTACCTTTGTGTAAAGGCCCTCAATGGGAAGAGTTTTGCCTCAGAATTAAGATCTTCAACAATTGACTGAGACATTCCATAGTCAGCTTTATACGACCGCCATATTGAAGTAATCAAACGCTGATTTAATTGATATGCTTGGGCACCCGTAAATAACAAACCAAACGAAATTGTTGATGAAAAGGATGAAGAAACTCTCGAATAGGGATCGGAAAAGATTCGATTAAAATCGAAACTATCGAAAATTGATaagaatcgattttaaatcgaatctcgaataaaaatcgaatctacTTATTGTGGCGCAGTTCCGTTAATTTGaccgtaaattattatttgttcataatagttaattttggccaaattcatAATTCCGCTCGCGAATCATGTGACAGAACACAAacttcctaaaaaggaaattttatctcccaataaaattcaagttgCTATCGCACAAGGTTgtacaaatttccaaaaaaggaaatttgttCGTCGATCActgtaattttttgtaatcacATAATATGTGTTTAAACACacctattataaatagtataaaaaaaaatcggaaacGATTAATCGCGATTAATCGATTTTAGAATCGATTCTAATAATGGGAATTGATTCCAATCCCTACTCTCAAAGATGATGATAACGACGAATTTTGATTTGATTGGATGTTTCTAGCAGAAATGCAATCATCGACAGTCCTTCCGACCTAGGTTTACGAAATATGGATTGGAGCTACGATTGGATTAACGAAGCTAGGCAAAGATATTCCAATACAGACTTTCTGGAAGCAGATACTTTTGTGAGTAGAGTTTCCATTAATTGGCAAGAAAATAACGTTCTAAATACAGGTACCTTGGATTATCAGATATTAAATGATGGCCTTCAAGCGAATAGAGTCGCATTACAACGATATACTTAAAGACCATCGAATTGAGCGGACTGCAGGAAATGGAAAAACATACTTCAATAATGAAATATGAAGTAAACTTCGTGAGATGATAGGAGTCGGGTCTGAGTTGTTCTTACGCCAACAGATGTAGCTTTCAACATCAATGGGATTACAATCCATTCAGCGCTTTCCATCCTAATAAATTGCTAATAGAAGTCTTGTCATTAATGGTGAACAGCTACAGCAGCTATATTGTAATCGATGAGAAAGTATAATCAGTTGCCGAATGTTTGGATTAATCGACATGAGACTCAGCAAGAACATAGTAATGAACCCTTTGGTAGTAGAACAGCTATGACTTTGGACAACCTCCGTCTGTGCTTGATCTTCCTATGTATACCAACATTCCGCAAGATCAATTGTTTAATAACGGTATCGCAGCATACCATCAGTTTAAAGAAGTATACAAACTTGATGTTGTTCAACGCCAATCTGGGAATACCAAAAGAGCAGCAAAACTTTAGTGGCCTTCTCTTACGGTTGCGTAATGGAGAGTCTATATTAGATGACTGGAAGGTGCTTACTACACTATTTGAAGGAAAGATAGATATAATAGAGAATAAAGATTAAGATTCTTCAACTCTATGTTCATGCTAACGAGGTGGAAGGTGTTGATGCAGTCAACATTGATAAGCTCAGGTCACTGAATGCTCCTGTTGCTAAAATTCATGCTGTACATACAATCAGCAACGAAGCCGAAAAAGCAAATTATGATGTTGCACATAGACcgtgaaataaaattgttactGACAAGAGGTGCACGTATTTTGCTGACGGCAAACTTGTGAACGGAAGCTGGATAAGTTAATGGTGCGATGGGATCAGTCAGGATATTTTATTCAGAGGAGATCAAGGGCCGCCTTCTCTTTCTGTGGCAGTTTTGGCTTCTTTTGACAAAGaattgaaaagaatttagacttttttaaaaaaaaaaatttttttttatttattttatgatgtCAAAAAATCCAGTATTGAACACATACAAGTTCGTGAGTACGTCAATTACGAAGGTCCTACTCTTACCAGCTTAGAGGGCACAAAGAGTTATTCGACGTAACTGGGAGTATAATTCCGGAATACTATGTTCATGACTACAGATTCCTGTTCGTCTCGCATGGGCCATTACCGTATACAAGAGCCAGGGATTCACGTTACAGAAGGCTATAATAGATCTTGACAGCAAAGAATTTACAGCCGGTCTCTCATTTGTGGCGGTGTTCTGAGTCTATTCTATCAAAGATCTCTTCAAACCCTTTAGTTTTGAGAGGCTCCAACAGATCAAAGAATAAAAGATTAGGAGGAAAGACGAAGAAGAATGGCTGGTTTCTCTGACAAGAAATTGAGATCTTAATTACGaataataaagcatatatttcattgaaataagcgagaaaaatgtttttattcaGAATAGAGTAcgtaaaaaatatcttttattaagCATGTACacataaacaattaaaaaaaaaaaaatttttttctctaatttATACAAAGCAAGTACAAAGCATAAAAACGGAGGCTAAAAAAGGCAAAAGAGTTCGTGaaaagttgatttttcaaattttgtgCGATAATCTTATCAGTTTTTAttgattgattatttatttttacattttttttgtcgCGCCTAACGTGATCTATAATTAATGGCagttatttaataagcaaCTAATACAAATATACATAGATAGATAGTCAactttttctataatttatcttataacaaataacaaatgatacaaaagttttttttttaaaaaacaaaaaaagcttcgctttttataaaaaaattggttggGGAACGAGAAATTGCTCCCTTTAAACTCTGtacttctttattttatattaaaaattaaatctttattttattactttaattcaaatgatttaatcgtatttcaatttcttccCCAATAACACCAATTTTTCATCCCACGTGATCATATTAAAATGTCATATCCATTTTTCATAAGTAAATGCCATAATgcaaatgaaaaattgttGGTGTTTAAATTCAGGTAAAAAACATGATGTCAGATAAGGAATTCGAGATGTCGATGAATACTATCTTCAAGATGGTTTAAtacttgcatttttttttatttatatattttccttCATCTGATAAAAATGCcatactataaataataaaaatacatacacatatatatattatttgtaaattcaaCACAAAGAGGAATTGTGAATAAAGTTTGTTAATTCTAGCCCATTctattgataaaatataatctagAACATGTAATCCGTGTGAATTCgtgaattaaaaatgttatttctTACCTGTGAGGCTGTGACATCTGcagttaaaataaatgaaaaatccTTCTTATCTCTTCacattaattttgtaatagaTCGAATGAAATATCTATTTGGCAAGTATCAAATtctaaatgataatttatttaaaatcttattGTCCTATAAAAAGGTTGGTTGTCATTTTAAACATGACTTTATATGCAATTACCATAATTAATAGAACTTGAAGAAGTCGCATCTTAGATTTTTGGATGTATTacaacatttatatattttagaatttttttaaaacattattactTGCATATTTTCACACATATAAGGTTGAATGATTTTAACTCTGTTTTAACGATATTCCGATATTCTACTCCTTTGTatttaattactatatatatttaataatattaaataattatttttttgcattatttatttaattattctttttgcGTACATCTGACAATCATCCAATAGCACGTtcatactaatatatataaatatttgaaaaacaaACTCCTAATCATAGTCAGTaaccataaaatttaatatgtgtatatatatgtttttctAAATGTTGGAACTACTCAAAAACCCTAATCAGttaattaaacttaaaaaatatttaattttttggctgaaattataccaatttaatttacttacataattatttatttactatttagtAAATTGAGAAACGTAGCATCATAATTACAATTCCTAATTCTAACTCTATTTTTCGTCAACTAATCGttattaatactaaatcaAGGAGTTACCTACCCCTAGCCAAGACAATGCCAAATTATACGCTCGGTAAGGTCATCGTGCAACTAAATGTCAGTACTAGCAATAAAAGAATCattctatactaaaaaaaatactgaccGGTTGAGTGATCGTATGTACTTACGTACTATATCCTTCCTTGTCACGTGTTTTGTAAGTGCGTGATAATGGTTACCACCACAAGATTTCTCTTGTTTAAATCATCCTTCTTTCCTTCAGATGTTTGTGATTTTAGACAATTTACTTACACACGTCTATGAACATGGGACCACAATTGTTTATcggatatttatatttatttttatttattataatgacaaGAACAGAGAATACATAACAGATACTAGACGCTAAATTACAAAGTAACTAGACTatcaataatgataaattttttatttgacaaaCAGgacaaataaatgaataaatataaattaaaaataataatataaaaaggtaGAGTACGAGTTTGCGTAAATTTAATCATATTGACTGGCACGGCTCTGAAAAAATGCCTTCCTCTGTATATTATAACTCGAGTCATCAATCTACTATTGGCCAGAAATAAATGCTATAACATGTACTTACTTTTGCTcatatggttaaaaaaaaaagaagttaggTACATCAAGAATGcgaaattctaaaatttatatacgTGTATTTATCTTGGaatttactgtatatgtaATGACCTCTACAGCTCTActttatgaattaaaatatatggacctagaaataaagttttaaataaattataatctttcAAGAGACATAACAAAACGTTCGGTTGTTA
Protein-coding regions in this window:
- a CDS encoding Splicing factor 3B subunit 4; this encodes MDFVSMSEEDADYAIKIMNQIKLYGKPIHATSDKKNLDVGVSLFIRNLDSGVGEKMLYDTFSAFDVIVHTPK